From the genome of Arthrobacter alpinus, one region includes:
- a CDS encoding ABC transporter substrate-binding protein encodes MRHSKKIAPLAIVSVLAMVLAACSSGTSGGGAAASNLDARGPITYVQGKDNSNVIRPLVDKWNAAHPNEKVTFKEQSDNADQQHDDLVQHFQAKTGDYDVASVDVIWTAEFAAQGWLEPLKDSMTIDTAGFLPATVATGTYKDVLYAAPQTSDGGLLYYRKDLVPTPPTTWDEMMGMCSIAKANNIDCYAGQFAQYEGLTVNVAEAINTAGGTVVDKDGKPTVDTPQAKAGLNNLAQAYKDGNIPKQAVTYQEEQGRQSFEAGKLMFLRNWPYVYNLAKTDGSSTVKDTFGIAPLPGKDGPGASSLGGHNLAINATSKYKATAKDFLTFMTSAETEKFYATQGSLAPVRADLYADADLVKQLPYLPVLLTSIKNAVPRPVTPFYPAVTQAIQQNSFAAINGSKSVDQAMTDMQNAISTAVSK; translated from the coding sequence ATGAGACACTCAAAGAAGATTGCACCTCTGGCAATTGTGTCGGTGCTCGCCATGGTCCTGGCGGCCTGCAGCAGCGGTACCAGCGGCGGTGGCGCCGCCGCATCAAACTTGGATGCCCGTGGCCCCATCACCTATGTGCAAGGTAAAGACAATTCAAATGTGATCCGCCCGCTGGTGGATAAGTGGAACGCTGCGCACCCGAACGAAAAAGTCACGTTCAAGGAGCAGTCGGACAACGCCGACCAGCAGCATGACGACCTGGTTCAGCACTTCCAGGCGAAGACCGGGGACTATGACGTAGCCAGCGTTGATGTCATCTGGACGGCCGAATTTGCCGCGCAGGGATGGCTGGAGCCGCTAAAGGACTCGATGACCATTGACACCGCAGGGTTCCTGCCCGCCACGGTTGCCACCGGCACCTACAAGGATGTCCTGTACGCGGCGCCGCAGACCTCCGACGGTGGCTTGCTCTACTACCGCAAGGACCTGGTGCCCACCCCGCCCACGACCTGGGACGAGATGATGGGTATGTGCTCCATCGCCAAGGCTAATAACATTGACTGCTATGCCGGCCAGTTCGCCCAATATGAGGGGCTGACCGTGAACGTTGCCGAGGCCATCAACACCGCTGGCGGTACTGTGGTGGACAAGGACGGCAAGCCCACAGTAGACACCCCGCAGGCAAAAGCAGGGCTGAACAACCTGGCCCAGGCCTACAAGGATGGGAACATCCCCAAGCAGGCGGTCACCTACCAGGAAGAGCAGGGCCGGCAGTCGTTTGAGGCCGGCAAGCTGATGTTTCTGCGCAACTGGCCCTACGTGTACAACCTCGCCAAGACTGACGGCTCCTCGACGGTGAAGGACACCTTCGGGATCGCTCCCCTTCCCGGCAAGGACGGCCCCGGCGCCTCCTCGCTGGGCGGTCACAACCTGGCCATCAATGCCACCTCCAAGTACAAGGCCACGGCCAAGGACTTCCTGACATTCATGACCAGCGCTGAGACCGAGAAGTTCTACGCGACCCAGGGATCGCTGGCACCGGTCCGCGCAGACCTGTACGCCGACGCCGATCTGGTCAAACAACTGCCGTACCTGCCGGTGTTGCTGACGTCCATCAAGAACGCGGTGCCGCGCCCTGTCACACCCTTCTACCCGGCCGTGACCCAAGCCATCCAGCAAAACAGCTTCGCAGCCATCAACGGTTCAAAATCCGTGGACCAGGCGATGACTGACATGCAAAACGCCATCTCAACCGCAGTGTCAAAGTAG
- a CDS encoding carbohydrate ABC transporter permease, with translation MSTHVEPDALPGRNASRRGGDNKGGKEVGADRKVKTQGRAAALLVAPTLIVLAVVILYPVINAIVMSFQQDQGLDAATGLFVSGGFAGFANYAHWLLQQCPTPSGTGTCPPGTLGAQFWSATGVTFFFTVVTVFFETILGFWMAVIMARTFRGRSVLRAAVLVPWAIPTAVTAKLWFFIFAFDGIVNTLFHSSILWTGSQGPARAAIIIADVWKTTPFMALLILAGLQMIPAEVYEAAKVDGASAWQRFRLITLPLVKPALMVAILFRVLDALRMYDLPAIMTGGANGTTTLSILVVDQIRVGFNSAAALSTITFLIIFIVAFIFVRFLGANAVDSASGRAKEKLK, from the coding sequence ATGTCAACACACGTCGAACCTGATGCGTTGCCTGGCAGAAATGCATCCCGCAGGGGAGGCGACAACAAGGGCGGTAAAGAGGTCGGTGCGGACCGCAAGGTAAAAACTCAAGGACGGGCGGCAGCACTGCTGGTAGCCCCTACCTTGATCGTGCTGGCGGTCGTCATTTTGTACCCGGTCATCAATGCCATTGTCATGTCCTTCCAGCAGGACCAGGGCTTGGACGCGGCAACCGGCCTGTTTGTCTCCGGTGGCTTCGCCGGATTCGCCAACTACGCTCACTGGCTTCTTCAGCAATGCCCTACCCCGTCCGGAACCGGCACCTGCCCTCCCGGTACATTGGGCGCCCAGTTCTGGAGTGCCACAGGCGTCACTTTCTTCTTTACCGTTGTCACAGTCTTCTTTGAAACCATTCTGGGGTTCTGGATGGCAGTGATCATGGCCCGCACCTTCCGCGGACGCAGCGTGTTGCGTGCCGCCGTCCTGGTTCCATGGGCCATCCCTACCGCAGTAACCGCCAAGTTGTGGTTCTTTATCTTCGCCTTTGACGGGATCGTAAACACCTTGTTTCATTCGTCGATTTTGTGGACGGGAAGCCAGGGGCCGGCCAGGGCCGCGATCATCATCGCCGACGTTTGGAAGACCACGCCGTTCATGGCCTTGCTGATCTTGGCAGGGCTGCAAATGATCCCTGCAGAAGTGTATGAGGCGGCCAAGGTCGACGGCGCATCAGCCTGGCAGCGGTTCCGGCTCATCACCCTTCCCTTGGTCAAGCCGGCCCTCATGGTGGCCATCTTGTTCCGGGTCCTTGACGCGCTGCGCATGTACGACCTGCCCGCCATCATGACAGGTGGCGCCAACGGCACGACCACACTGTCTATTTTGGTGGTGGACCAGATCCGGGTTGGCTTTAATTCCGCAGCGGCCCTCTCCACCATCACCTTCTTGATTATTTTCATTGTCGCGTTCATCTTCGTGCGGTTCCTCGGGGCGAACGCCGTCGATTCAGCCAGCGGCAGAGCGAAGGAGAAGCTGAAATGA
- a CDS encoding carbohydrate ABC transporter permease, which translates to MSTVATPVSSRTVAAKSVARTRENWATTRTYVSAALIVIWCLLPFYWMIVTAFRDVGYTFDSTPFFTHVTWDNFTTAFSAELGNHLGRALANSLFISSVTTVVALLFGVFAAYALARLNFRGKFLVLGVVLGASMFPGVAIVTPLFQLFGDIGWIGSYQAMIIPNISFVLPLTVYTLTSFFREMPWELEESARIDGCTQAQAFRKIIMPLAAPAVFTTAILAFIASWNEYLIASILSNDATQTVTVAIARFAGSQPHQEPYTAVMAAGTVVTIPLVILVLVFQRKIVAGLTAGAVK; encoded by the coding sequence ATGAGCACAGTAGCCACCCCTGTTAGTTCCCGGACCGTCGCTGCAAAGTCGGTGGCGCGCACCCGGGAAAACTGGGCCACCACCCGCACCTATGTCAGTGCCGCTCTTATTGTCATCTGGTGCCTGCTGCCGTTCTACTGGATGATTGTCACGGCGTTCCGGGATGTAGGCTACACCTTCGACTCCACGCCTTTCTTTACTCATGTCACCTGGGACAACTTCACGACGGCCTTCTCGGCGGAACTCGGCAATCATCTGGGCCGCGCCCTAGCGAACTCGCTGTTCATCTCAAGCGTCACCACAGTCGTGGCGCTACTGTTCGGTGTTTTTGCCGCCTACGCGCTGGCGCGCCTGAATTTTCGTGGGAAGTTCCTGGTACTGGGTGTGGTTCTCGGCGCCTCCATGTTCCCTGGGGTGGCGATTGTGACGCCGTTGTTCCAGCTGTTCGGCGACATTGGTTGGATCGGCAGCTACCAGGCAATGATCATTCCGAACATCTCGTTTGTGCTCCCGCTGACGGTGTACACCCTGACATCCTTCTTTCGGGAAATGCCTTGGGAGCTGGAGGAGTCAGCCCGCATTGACGGCTGCACCCAGGCGCAGGCCTTCCGGAAAATCATCATGCCGCTGGCGGCCCCGGCGGTTTTCACCACCGCCATTTTGGCTTTTATCGCTTCGTGGAACGAGTACCTGATCGCTAGTATCCTCTCCAACGACGCCACACAAACCGTCACTGTGGCAATAGCACGCTTTGCTGGCTCACAGCCACATCAGGAGCCGTACACGGCTGTCATGGCGGCGGGCACGGTCGTCACCATACCGCTGGTCATTCTTGTGCTCGTGTTCCAACGGAAGATTGTCGCCGGGCTCACCGCCGGGGCGGTGAAGTGA
- a CDS encoding LacI family DNA-binding transcriptional regulator: MGVSIVDVAAQANVSTATVSRALRGLPRVSESTRAKVLATAQSLGYVASPSASGLASGRTRTVGVLVPFLDRWYFGHVIEGMDQVLRDNGYNLLLFSLGGYRHGKMRRFTESMVRKQIDALVVLTLGLSAEELRQLHRTDIPLLSVGGPVEGCSGVYIDDGAAATAAVEHLIALGHRRIGYLRAGIQDEKNFEVPALRTIAFETALAKAGLELRPAWCMVGDFTVAEGQRAAARIFDAPGEQPTAIFSGSDEMALGLIFEAQRRGIRIPAQLSVVGIDDHEFSASAGLTTVGQKPLEHGKTAAGMLLAELGGTPHSLRETLMPFELMVRDTTAPPPR, from the coding sequence ATGGGTGTAAGCATTGTTGATGTGGCGGCACAGGCAAACGTGTCCACTGCCACCGTCTCCCGGGCGCTTCGGGGATTGCCGCGAGTCAGCGAGTCCACCCGTGCCAAGGTGCTGGCAACCGCGCAGTCACTGGGGTACGTGGCCTCACCATCGGCAAGTGGCCTTGCCAGCGGGCGGACCCGAACCGTGGGTGTGCTGGTCCCGTTCCTTGACCGTTGGTACTTTGGGCACGTCATCGAGGGCATGGACCAGGTGCTCCGGGACAACGGATACAACCTGCTGCTCTTTAGCCTGGGAGGATACCGGCACGGCAAGATGCGCCGCTTCACCGAGAGCATGGTGCGCAAACAAATCGACGCCCTCGTGGTGCTCACGCTTGGACTCTCCGCGGAGGAGTTGCGCCAGCTTCACCGCACGGATATCCCGCTCCTGTCCGTGGGTGGACCCGTTGAAGGGTGCAGCGGCGTGTACATTGACGACGGTGCCGCAGCAACGGCCGCCGTGGAACATCTGATTGCCCTGGGCCACCGGCGCATCGGATACCTGCGGGCAGGTATCCAGGATGAAAAGAACTTCGAGGTTCCCGCTTTGCGCACCATCGCATTCGAGACGGCTCTGGCTAAGGCCGGCCTGGAACTGCGTCCCGCATGGTGCATGGTGGGTGACTTCACAGTGGCAGAAGGGCAGCGGGCCGCCGCCAGGATTTTCGACGCACCCGGGGAACAGCCCACGGCCATTTTTTCCGGTTCGGACGAGATGGCGCTGGGCCTGATCTTTGAAGCACAGCGGCGCGGCATCCGCATTCCCGCCCAACTCTCCGTGGTGGGCATCGACGACCACGAGTTTTCAGCCTCTGCCGGGCTGACCACAGTTGGCCAAAAACCGTTGGAACACGGCAAGACAGCAGCCGGAATGCTATTGGCCGAACTTGGTGGAACCCCGCATTCGCTGCGCGAAACTTTGATGCCGTTTGAGCTGATGGTCAGGGACACGACGGCACCGCCGCCCCGTTGA